One window from the genome of Cyclobacterium amurskyense encodes:
- the rplS gene encoding 50S ribosomal protein L19, producing MSELLIKFVEQEYKDVRSKFPSFKAGDTINVHVKITEGAKERVQQFQGTVIQRKNINTNGETFTVRKISNGIGVERIFPIISPSIEKIEVLREGKVRRARLFYLRGRHGKSARIKEKIRVKK from the coding sequence ATGAGCGAACTACTTATTAAATTCGTAGAACAGGAGTACAAAGATGTGCGAAGTAAATTCCCATCTTTTAAGGCTGGTGATACCATCAACGTTCACGTGAAAATTACTGAAGGAGCTAAAGAAAGAGTTCAGCAGTTTCAAGGAACCGTTATCCAAAGAAAAAATATCAATACAAATGGCGAAACTTTTACCGTAAGGAAAATTTCGAATGGTATTGGTGTAGAAAGAATATTCCCAATTATTTCTCCAAGCATCGAAAAAATCGAAGTATTGAGAGAAGGTAAAGTAAGAAGAGCAAGATTGTTCTACTTGAGAGGAAGACATGGTAAATCTGCAAGGATTAAAGAAAAAATCAGGGTAAAAAAATAA
- the trmD gene encoding tRNA (guanosine(37)-N1)-methyltransferase TrmD, whose product MHIDIITVLPGLLEGPFSHSILKRAEEKGLAKVEIHDLRDYGIGKQKTVDGYAFGGGAGMVMMIEPIANCIESLKKLRDYDEIIYMTPDGETFNQSTANALSLKKNLIILCGHYKGVDERVRQIFITKEISIGDFVLSGGELPAALVTDAIIRLLPGVLNDETSALTDSFQDGLLAPPVFTRPADYAGWKVPEVLLSGHAAKIESWRFDQSVRRTHERRPDLMNDGISKERDDNNIEQNDN is encoded by the coding sequence ATGCACATTGATATCATAACGGTTTTACCCGGTCTCCTTGAAGGTCCCTTTTCACATTCAATTTTGAAAAGGGCCGAAGAAAAAGGATTGGCCAAGGTAGAAATACATGATTTAAGAGATTATGGTATTGGTAAGCAAAAGACCGTAGATGGTTATGCTTTTGGAGGTGGTGCTGGTATGGTCATGATGATCGAGCCCATTGCCAATTGTATCGAGTCCTTGAAGAAATTGAGGGATTACGATGAGATCATTTATATGACACCTGATGGTGAAACTTTCAATCAATCGACAGCCAATGCCTTGTCATTGAAAAAAAACCTAATTATTCTCTGTGGCCATTATAAAGGCGTAGATGAAAGAGTAAGGCAGATTTTCATTACCAAGGAGATTAGTATTGGTGATTTTGTGCTCTCGGGAGGTGAACTTCCTGCTGCACTTGTTACTGATGCCATAATCAGGTTGCTTCCAGGGGTTTTGAATGATGAGACTTCTGCCTTGACAGATTCTTTTCAGGATGGTCTTTTAGCACCTCCAGTATTTACTAGGCCAGCAGATTATGCTGGATGGAAAGTGCCAGAGGTTTTGCTGTCAGGACATGCTGCCAAGATAGAGTCATGGAGGTTTGATCAATCGGTACGTCGGACTCATGAAAGAAGGCCAGATTTAATGAATGATGGCATTTCTAAAGAGAGGGACGATAATAATATAGAACAAAACGATAATTAA
- the rimM gene encoding ribosome maturation factor RimM (Essential for efficient processing of 16S rRNA) produces MNKDNCYQLGHIAKVHGLHGEVLLVLDVDYPEDYEGLGHVFVENGNRLVPFILEHMVPQPNSRFLAKFEEFNHIDQVKPMVGSALYLPSTALPKLKDDQYYFHELVDFMVVDEVLGELGQVKVIYDMETQDLIGMEYKGKEVLIPIKDGIIQKVDKAEKKVFCHLPEGLIDIYLED; encoded by the coding sequence ATGAACAAAGACAATTGTTACCAATTGGGCCATATTGCCAAAGTTCATGGATTACATGGAGAGGTTTTGTTGGTTCTTGATGTTGATTATCCGGAAGATTACGAAGGTTTAGGACATGTTTTTGTAGAGAATGGAAACCGCTTGGTTCCATTTATTTTGGAGCACATGGTGCCCCAACCCAATAGCAGGTTTTTAGCCAAGTTTGAGGAGTTTAATCACATCGATCAGGTAAAACCCATGGTTGGTTCGGCTTTATACCTTCCATCAACAGCTCTTCCAAAACTTAAAGATGATCAGTATTATTTCCATGAATTAGTGGATTTCATGGTGGTCGACGAAGTGCTAGGCGAGTTGGGTCAAGTTAAGGTAATCTATGATATGGAGACCCAGGATTTGATCGGTATGGAATACAAGGGTAAAGAAGTACTTATCCCCATAAAGGACGGAATCATACAAAAAGTTGATAAGGCAGAAAAAAAAGTTTTCTGTCATTTGCCTGAGGGCTTGATTGACATTTACTTGGAAGATTGA
- a CDS encoding 30S ribosomal protein S16 → MAVKIRLARRGRKKMAIYDVVIADARAPRDGRFIEKIGSYNPNTDPASININNDRALKWLMNGAQPTDTVKAMLSYRGVMLKKHLQIGVVKGAITQEQADEKFQAWLDGKEKAISSKVEKIQSAKESVKKAALEAETAKNQARLDAIKEREDAAKAAADAEAKAAEAAAAPEAPEATDAPVAEAPAEGEAPAAGEDAPEEKA, encoded by the coding sequence ATGGCAGTAAAAATCAGATTAGCACGTAGAGGTCGTAAAAAAATGGCCATCTATGATGTAGTAATTGCTGATGCTAGGGCTCCACGTGATGGACGCTTTATCGAGAAAATCGGGTCTTACAACCCAAATACTGATCCTGCATCCATAAACATCAACAACGACCGAGCGTTGAAATGGTTGATGAATGGTGCGCAACCTACCGATACTGTGAAAGCCATGCTTTCTTATCGTGGAGTCATGTTGAAAAAACACCTTCAAATTGGTGTTGTAAAGGGAGCAATTACCCAAGAGCAAGCGGATGAGAAATTCCAGGCTTGGTTAGATGGTAAAGAAAAAGCTATTTCTAGCAAGGTTGAGAAAATTCAGTCTGCTAAAGAAAGTGTTAAAAAGGCTGCATTGGAAGCAGAGACTGCTAAAAATCAAGCCCGTCTTGACGCGATCAAAGAAAGAGAAGATGCTGCAAAAGCTGCAGCTGATGCTGAAGCTAAAGCTGCTGAAGCCGCTGCCGCACCAGAAGCTCCTGAAGCAACTGATGCACCTGTAGCTGAAGCCCCTGCTGAAGGAGAAGCTCCTGCCGCTGGCGAAGATGCTCCTGAAGAAAAAGCATAA
- a CDS encoding FISUMP domain-containing protein, which produces MAYQFVQCTKLKNHSKFMGRPKDLKNVFLKVVNNCKYLVILVFFSCLAEPPKTSEYGELYDFDGNKYLTIKIGNQIWMAENLKTTSFSNGDPIQELRSNSEWGRPLNVPEVIKPGWSYYENDPLNNEFHGKFYNWYAIADQRNCCPDGWRIPTKLDFDTMMSFLGDKKEALRKIKKDGDVWPKSDKANNKSGFSAYPSGYRNNGGDFYDLGRITDFWVSDSYINSNNQSVKQGLIISSGVDDYGYNGYSKEWGHSVRCIKH; this is translated from the coding sequence TTGGCTTATCAATTTGTTCAATGTACTAAATTAAAAAATCACAGCAAATTTATGGGAAGGCCTAAAGATTTAAAGAACGTTTTTTTAAAGGTTGTTAATAACTGTAAATACCTTGTAATACTTGTGTTTTTTTCTTGTCTAGCAGAGCCACCTAAAACTTCTGAGTATGGAGAGCTTTATGATTTTGATGGAAATAAGTACCTAACTATTAAGATTGGGAATCAAATTTGGATGGCTGAAAATTTGAAAACTACTTCTTTCTCTAATGGGGATCCAATCCAAGAATTAAGGTCAAATTCAGAATGGGGAAGACCTTTAAATGTTCCAGAAGTGATTAAGCCAGGGTGGAGTTATTACGAAAACGATCCTTTAAATAATGAATTTCACGGGAAATTTTACAATTGGTATGCCATTGCAGATCAAAGAAATTGTTGTCCAGATGGCTGGAGGATACCAACTAAGTTAGACTTTGATACAATGATGAGTTTTTTAGGAGATAAAAAAGAGGCTTTGAGGAAAATAAAGAAAGATGGTGATGTTTGGCCTAAATCGGACAAGGCTAATAATAAAAGTGGTTTTTCAGCTTATCCATCAGGTTACAGGAATAATGGGGGTGATTTTTATGATTTGGGGCGTATAACTGATTTTTGGGTATCAGATTCCTATATTAATTCTAATAATCAATCTGTAAAGCAAGGATTGATTATTTCTTCAGGTGTAGATGATTATGGGTATAATGGGTACTCCAAAGAATGGGGGCACTCAGTGAGATGTATAAAACATTGA
- a CDS encoding BT4734/BF3469 family protein has protein sequence MKSILDIEVSCFENYNTPSKPKTVNLLGWLNSTKYKKRVDFIRSQDDKGKMYELKAKLPCITPSGLFTYRSQNKLVKHSGFIQIDLDPETKTKMNLEISNWDDLKPELSKLSQIAYLGLSASGRGFWGLIPIPPEPENHKDYFESLFDIFLNTWGIELDDKPKSIASLRGYSYDLNGYFNHEAKQFTILKKPVTVPEINPESKFVSNRGGKSQRLESWILSRISQAMPGDRHGTRLKYARLAGGLIVGGYLPPSLEESIISNYLAQYGSIDPEAVQKKEIKAIRDGIKDGFKYPVDPPPIKCLFVPFSNIEDYSKKAFKIWQGKDIFYIPKSTVYEVMGIGFYVTEFYLKAESKSPQYQGDAWKEFNYDTGFVSQIPKSKTLNNYSYDKSNEYRRIEEKIESTRYKIRKVIQDIRRENKRESSLKDKIRDCEIPSRAILKNKELLKKYRAINGY, from the coding sequence ATGAAATCAATTTTAGATATAGAAGTCAGTTGTTTTGAAAATTACAATACCCCATCAAAACCGAAAACAGTCAATTTGTTGGGTTGGCTAAATTCAACTAAATACAAAAAGCGAGTTGATTTTATCAGGTCACAGGATGATAAGGGTAAAATGTATGAATTAAAAGCAAAACTGCCATGCATCACACCAAGTGGACTTTTTACATATCGAAGTCAAAACAAATTGGTGAAGCATTCAGGATTTATTCAGATTGACTTAGATCCTGAAACTAAAACAAAAATGAACCTTGAAATATCGAATTGGGATGACTTGAAACCCGAACTGTCAAAACTATCACAGATAGCATATTTAGGACTATCTGCATCAGGCCGGGGTTTTTGGGGCTTGATTCCTATTCCCCCGGAGCCAGAAAACCATAAGGATTACTTTGAATCACTGTTTGATATTTTCCTAAATACATGGGGGATCGAATTGGATGATAAGCCGAAAAGTATTGCATCATTAAGGGGTTATTCATACGATTTGAACGGTTATTTTAATCATGAGGCAAAACAGTTTACCATATTAAAAAAGCCTGTCACGGTTCCAGAAATCAACCCTGAAAGCAAGTTTGTTTCAAACAGGGGTGGAAAATCCCAGAGGTTAGAAAGCTGGATTTTATCTCGGATATCACAAGCCATGCCGGGAGATAGGCACGGTACACGGTTAAAATATGCACGGTTGGCAGGTGGGCTTATTGTAGGAGGGTATTTGCCCCCATCATTGGAGGAAAGCATAATTAGCAATTACTTAGCACAATATGGAAGCATAGACCCTGAGGCTGTCCAAAAGAAAGAAATTAAAGCAATCAGAGATGGGATAAAGGATGGGTTTAAATATCCGGTGGATCCTCCACCAATTAAATGTCTATTTGTGCCATTTTCTAACATAGAGGATTATTCAAAAAAGGCATTTAAGATTTGGCAAGGGAAAGATATATTTTATATCCCCAAGTCTACAGTATATGAAGTCATGGGAATTGGTTTTTATGTAACAGAATTTTATTTGAAAGCTGAAAGTAAGTCTCCACAATATCAGGGGGATGCATGGAAAGAATTTAATTATGATACTGGTTTTGTAAGCCAGATTCCTAAGTCGAAAACTTTAAATAATTACAGCTATGACAAGAGTAATGAATACAGAAGAATTGAAGAAAAGATTGAATCAACTAGATATAAGATTAGAAAAGTTATCCAAGATATTAGAAGAGAAAATAAAAGGGAATCAAGCCTTAAAGACAAAATTAGAGATTGTGAGATTCCAAGCCGAGCGATACTTAAAAACAAAGAACTTCTTAAAAAATACAGAGCAATAAACGGGTATTAA
- a CDS encoding AAA family ATPase, whose amino-acid sequence MELEKRQVKIKTITDLNHLGEGLENTPKLPSIDPKPPKPIDNTSHVKEWLKASKIDPKEKIKKPQVCLSIIDGVIEGIIGTLGNFSLIIGKAKTKKTFSLVLFLSALVANSTVARKFKGLLPDEKSKVVFFDSEQARFHVQMFYHRVCNILGIEDPVNLECYCLRQFTPSERLEIIEYYINTEPNLGFVAIDGVRDLVNSINDEEEATKIASCLLKWTEQKNIHIITVLHQNKRDENARGHLGTELVNKAETVLSVSLDPQNKKISVVEPEFCRDREPGIFAFTVNENGLPELVEGWEKVDTKSKKTLSPSEIEPEYHKAKLQEIFKDLGDEIKGGELVDGLKTIFEIGNTRAKEFRTYYLSRNWIKRNGKLRSPNQYYTLNQ is encoded by the coding sequence ATGGAACTAGAAAAAAGACAAGTGAAAATCAAAACCATTACTGATTTAAATCACTTGGGTGAAGGACTGGAAAACACCCCAAAACTACCATCTATTGATCCTAAGCCACCGAAACCAATAGACAACACAAGTCATGTCAAAGAATGGCTGAAAGCTTCTAAAATTGATCCGAAAGAAAAGATTAAAAAACCACAGGTCTGTTTATCCATCATTGATGGGGTAATAGAGGGGATAATCGGAACTTTAGGGAATTTTTCTTTGATAATTGGGAAAGCAAAAACCAAAAAGACTTTTAGTCTTGTCTTGTTTCTTTCGGCTTTGGTTGCAAATTCTACGGTAGCTAGAAAATTCAAAGGGTTACTGCCTGACGAAAAATCAAAGGTGGTATTCTTTGATTCAGAGCAAGCTAGGTTTCACGTTCAAATGTTCTATCACAGGGTTTGCAATATTTTAGGTATAGAAGACCCGGTAAATTTAGAATGCTACTGCCTGAGACAATTCACCCCTTCAGAACGACTGGAAATAATTGAATATTATATCAATACTGAACCTAATTTGGGATTTGTGGCTATTGATGGAGTAAGGGATTTGGTAAACTCAATCAATGATGAAGAGGAAGCCACAAAGATAGCCTCATGTTTACTGAAGTGGACAGAACAAAAGAATATCCATATTATCACTGTCTTGCATCAGAACAAAAGAGATGAAAACGCACGTGGCCACTTAGGGACTGAATTAGTAAATAAAGCTGAAACTGTCCTTTCCGTTTCCTTAGATCCTCAGAATAAAAAAATATCTGTGGTGGAGCCTGAATTTTGTAGGGACAGAGAGCCTGGAATTTTCGCATTCACAGTGAATGAAAATGGCTTGCCTGAATTGGTGGAGGGATGGGAGAAAGTGGACACTAAAAGCAAAAAAACGCTTTCCCCAAGTGAAATTGAACCTGAATACCATAAGGCGAAATTACAAGAAATATTTAAGGATCTTGGGGATGAAATCAAAGGTGGTGAATTAGTAGACGGGTTGAAAACAATCTTTGAAATAGGGAATACCAGAGCAAAGGAATTTAGGACTTATTACCTGTCTAGAAACTGGATAAAAAGAAATGGAAAATTAAGAAGTCCAAACCAGTACTATACGCTTAATCAGTAA
- a CDS encoding helix-turn-helix domain-containing protein produces the protein MSNLILSTYTPEELTGIIHNAVREVVKEIPTQTPTPPSETLLTRRETADKLKISLVTLNDWTKRGIIQSYLIGGRVLYKDSEIEASLYKKQTVKY, from the coding sequence ATGAGCAATCTAATTTTAAGCACTTACACGCCTGAAGAACTAACAGGTATTATTCACAATGCAGTTAGAGAGGTGGTAAAAGAAATACCGACTCAAACCCCCACACCACCAAGTGAAACACTGCTAACAAGAAGAGAAACAGCGGACAAGCTAAAAATTAGTCTTGTGACGCTTAACGACTGGACTAAAAGGGGGATTATTCAATCTTACCTTATTGGTGGACGTGTCCTTTACAAGGATAGCGAAATAGAAGCATCCCTATATAAAAAACAAACTGTAAAATACTAA
- a CDS encoding site-specific integrase gives MARFNFYLREKSKDKETPILLFISFNGKRLKYSIEKSIHPKFWNEDKQLARVVKDFPLAKIFNEDLENIKAEAKKALAGLERDLTRYPSTQELKSKIDSVLNKGVVPENESNDSVPTFLELFKRFIKESEDGTRLATTGKRFDRGTIQKYNTVYVTLQRFSEKFFLSFDTIGKDFYSKFTGYLNREISKTVNGSKEIIKPSYTVNTVGKYIQVIKTFMAYATENGYNSNLYFQSKQFKAHNTPGFSIYLNEDEINQIYELDLSKTPHLERVRDLFIVGCWTGLRFSDFTAIKPENVKGEFLEIKTFKTGEKVIIPIHPIIYSIMAKYEGQYPNSLPPAISNQKMNAYLKEIAKQVDCLKESVEVERIKGGFKTTTRQNKWELVTTHTARRSFATNVYKSGFPAISLMKITGHRTEKSFLLYIKVTPEENAKLLLDHWRKSVLKVG, from the coding sequence ATGGCAAGGTTTAATTTCTACTTGAGGGAAAAATCTAAGGATAAAGAAACCCCAATACTATTATTCATCAGTTTTAATGGGAAACGTTTAAAATATTCCATAGAAAAAAGTATTCACCCTAAGTTTTGGAATGAAGATAAACAGCTTGCTAGAGTTGTTAAGGACTTTCCATTGGCTAAAATTTTTAATGAGGATCTTGAAAACATTAAAGCAGAAGCAAAAAAAGCTTTAGCAGGGTTGGAAAGAGATTTGACCCGGTATCCCTCCACTCAAGAACTAAAATCTAAAATAGATAGTGTCTTAAACAAAGGTGTAGTTCCAGAAAATGAAAGCAATGATAGTGTACCAACATTTTTAGAATTGTTTAAAAGGTTTATAAAAGAATCTGAGGATGGGACAAGATTAGCAACCACAGGAAAAAGGTTTGACAGAGGTACCATTCAAAAGTATAATACTGTTTATGTAACCTTGCAAAGATTTAGCGAAAAATTCTTTTTGAGTTTTGATACCATTGGCAAGGACTTTTATTCAAAGTTTACAGGCTACCTGAACAGAGAAATTTCAAAAACTGTCAATGGGAGCAAAGAAATAATTAAACCAAGTTATACTGTCAATACAGTTGGGAAATACATTCAGGTAATAAAAACCTTTATGGCCTATGCAACCGAAAATGGATACAACAGTAATTTGTATTTTCAGTCCAAACAATTCAAAGCACACAATACACCTGGATTTTCTATTTATCTCAATGAAGACGAAATTAACCAAATCTACGAACTGGATTTAAGCAAAACCCCACATTTGGAACGTGTTAGGGACTTATTTATAGTAGGATGTTGGACAGGTTTGAGGTTTAGCGATTTTACAGCCATTAAGCCTGAAAATGTCAAGGGTGAATTTTTAGAAATAAAAACATTTAAGACAGGAGAAAAAGTGATTATTCCCATCCATCCTATTATTTATTCCATTATGGCCAAATATGAGGGACAGTATCCAAACAGTTTGCCCCCAGCCATATCTAATCAAAAAATGAATGCCTACCTAAAAGAGATTGCAAAACAAGTGGACTGCCTTAAAGAATCGGTGGAGGTGGAGCGCATTAAAGGAGGCTTTAAGACAACTACAAGACAAAATAAATGGGAACTTGTCACCACCCATACGGCACGAAGGTCTTTTGCTACGAATGTTTATAAGAGTGGTTTTCCTGCTATTAGTTTAATGAAAATTACAGGCCACAGGACAGAGAAATCCTTTTTGCTTTACATCAAAGTAACCCCTGAGGAAAACGCTAAGTTATTATTAGATCATTGGAGGAAATCAGTTTTAAAAGTTGGGTAA
- a CDS encoding phosphotriesterase family protein: MESSIKICISILSFAIINGCTLTSKKPIIQDLTGKHPVTLGQIWLSHEHILVDFIGADSIASSDWNHAVVIDEMTPYLEELRQFNVSYFVDATPNYLGRDVLLLEKIAKKSGLKILTNTGLYGARNNQFIPDFAKTMSAKELSHMWIKEYEDGIDGSSIRPGFIKIGIDNTDPLSPMHRKLVAAAALTHLKTGLTIASHTGEAKGLWPQLALLKSLNVSPEAFIWVHAQAETKPEEYLKAASTGCWISLDGLGWELDKHLEKILFAKRNGFLNRILIAHDAGWYDPQKDKQSIQGYTNIFSKLIPALKEKNFTDEEIKLLLTINPSRAFSIKIRNVE, from the coding sequence ATGGAAAGTTCAATTAAAATTTGTATTTCAATTTTATCATTTGCAATTATTAACGGGTGTACCCTAACTTCCAAAAAACCCATAATCCAAGACCTTACTGGGAAACACCCAGTAACTTTAGGTCAAATATGGCTGTCCCATGAACATATATTGGTTGATTTCATAGGCGCTGATAGTATTGCCTCAAGTGACTGGAACCACGCAGTGGTAATCGATGAAATGACGCCTTATCTGGAAGAGTTAAGACAATTCAATGTTAGCTACTTCGTGGATGCTACCCCAAATTATCTGGGGAGAGATGTATTGCTGTTGGAGAAAATTGCAAAAAAAAGCGGCCTAAAGATCCTTACAAATACGGGTTTGTATGGCGCCCGGAACAATCAATTTATTCCGGATTTTGCAAAAACAATGTCTGCAAAAGAATTGTCCCATATGTGGATCAAGGAATATGAGGATGGCATAGATGGAAGCTCCATCCGCCCAGGATTTATTAAAATAGGTATTGACAATACAGATCCATTGAGCCCTATGCACCGCAAATTGGTAGCCGCTGCAGCGCTGACCCATTTGAAAACCGGTCTAACCATAGCTTCTCACACAGGGGAAGCAAAGGGATTATGGCCTCAATTGGCCTTACTCAAATCTTTGAATGTGTCTCCTGAAGCATTTATTTGGGTGCATGCCCAGGCAGAAACCAAGCCAGAAGAATACCTTAAAGCAGCGTCTACAGGATGCTGGATTAGTCTTGATGGATTGGGCTGGGAATTGGACAAGCACCTGGAGAAAATACTATTCGCCAAAAGAAATGGATTTTTGAATAGAATATTAATAGCTCACGATGCGGGATGGTACGATCCCCAAAAAGACAAACAAAGCATTCAGGGCTATACCAATATATTCAGCAAACTTATTCCCGCATTGAAAGAGAAGAACTTTACTGATGAAGAAATTAAGCTTTTGTTAACCATCAACCCCTCACGGGCTTTCTCCATTAAAATTAGAAATGTGGAATGA
- a CDS encoding M56 family metallopeptidase, with translation MKTDWLNQYILEVLGWTLAHSLWQLLLVAGILWLLFRIEAFKSPQRRYSLGLSALFVILCLFTGTFIYEYELNNLPIDQEIVVPVNALASEKLAVNALSFPEILSRKIEGALPYMVYFWLTGVMVYFFRHAGNFVALQQLKARAEEKVPQPLIQSANKIKQQFAIQFPVDFKLSREIRVPITYGILKPVILIPIGLMVQLSPAQLEAIIAHELAHIRRHDFAINLVQAALEILFFYHPAFWWINTLVKEAREHVADDMAIASGVKSIDLAHALAMVANQATEQSPELAMAAHSSKFPLLNRIKRMLGKEPARFSYSPLITKTMLLTLIFSAILLIGNANEDQASKERWLSTALETEFELSSQYLFDTLQKPVQVARPQVIVEEEVEIIASPEPVENVHEEEITRTFNKSNKTTMVMDSLPNPPVLNLTAAPVLDFQHGFSDSSRVVNITSILSEFGDSIQFFARNIAVFQGDTSVLSQSQREKLNAKIEVLQLKMANSQKVLEQKMKEWEKEFQPKMEEFERKMEAWQKENEPRLKEFEEKMELWAKEQAEKLKLLEKEQELKEKENKEK, from the coding sequence ATGAAAACGGACTGGTTGAATCAATATATTTTGGAAGTGCTTGGGTGGACCTTGGCCCATTCCCTATGGCAGTTGCTACTCGTAGCTGGGATATTATGGTTGCTTTTTAGGATAGAGGCTTTCAAAAGTCCTCAGAGAAGGTATTCGCTGGGTTTAAGTGCGCTCTTTGTTATACTTTGCCTATTCACAGGCACATTTATTTATGAATATGAATTAAATAATTTGCCAATAGATCAGGAAATTGTTGTGCCTGTAAATGCATTGGCAAGTGAAAAATTAGCCGTGAATGCCCTCAGTTTTCCTGAGATTTTGTCGAGAAAAATTGAAGGAGCTTTGCCTTATATGGTTTATTTCTGGCTGACAGGAGTCATGGTATATTTCTTTAGACATGCCGGTAATTTTGTTGCTTTGCAACAATTGAAGGCCCGTGCTGAAGAAAAGGTGCCACAGCCTTTAATCCAGTCTGCCAATAAAATAAAGCAGCAATTTGCCATTCAATTTCCAGTGGATTTTAAATTAAGTAGGGAGATTAGGGTGCCCATCACCTATGGTATTTTAAAACCGGTAATTCTGATTCCTATTGGTTTAATGGTGCAATTGTCTCCTGCTCAATTGGAGGCTATCATTGCCCATGAACTGGCGCATATACGCAGGCATGATTTTGCCATCAACCTTGTACAAGCCGCTTTAGAAATACTATTCTTTTACCATCCGGCCTTTTGGTGGATCAATACGCTGGTAAAAGAAGCTAGAGAGCATGTGGCCGATGATATGGCTATAGCTAGCGGGGTCAAGTCAATTGATCTAGCCCATGCTTTGGCCATGGTGGCTAATCAGGCCACCGAACAATCACCAGAGCTGGCAATGGCCGCACATTCTTCAAAGTTTCCCCTTTTAAATCGAATCAAAAGGATGTTGGGCAAAGAACCTGCCCGGTTTTCCTATTCACCTTTAATCACTAAAACCATGTTACTTACGCTAATATTCAGTGCCATATTATTAATTGGCAATGCAAACGAAGACCAGGCTTCAAAAGAGCGATGGCTTTCTACAGCACTTGAGACAGAATTTGAACTGTCTAGTCAGTATTTATTTGACACACTTCAAAAGCCTGTGCAAGTTGCAAGGCCACAAGTGATCGTCGAAGAAGAAGTGGAAATTATTGCAAGTCCCGAGCCGGTGGAGAATGTTCACGAGGAGGAGATTACAAGGACTTTCAATAAAAGTAATAAAACTACTATGGTGATGGACTCTTTGCCTAATCCCCCAGTATTAAACCTCACCGCAGCCCCTGTGTTGGATTTTCAGCATGGTTTTTCAGACAGTAGCAGAGTGGTAAATATCACTTCCATTTTGAGTGAATTTGGTGACAGTATTCAATTTTTTGCTAGAAATATAGCCGTTTTTCAGGGAGATACTTCTGTTTTGTCACAAAGTCAAAGGGAAAAGCTTAATGCAAAAATAGAAGTCCTCCAGTTGAAGATGGCCAACTCCCAAAAGGTATTGGAGCAGAAGATGAAGGAATGGGAAAAAGAATTTCAACCTAAAATGGAGGAGTTTGAGCGCAAAATGGAGGCCTGGCAAAAGGAGAATGAACCTAGGTTGAAGGAGTTTGAAGAGAAAATGGAGCTTTGGGCCAAGGAACAGGCTGAAAAGCTGAAACTTTTGGAGAAGGAACAGGAATTGAAAGAGAAGGAAAACAAAGAAAAATAA
- a CDS encoding BlaI/MecI/CopY family transcriptional regulator has protein sequence MVDKPTAAELEVLAVLWDIEQGSVRQVHEKLSETKETGYTTTLKIMQNMHVKGLVSRDEEKRSHIYKAAISQEDTQQSLVKSFIGKAFGGSAKKLVMQALGQSEPSREEIKEIRAFLDKIENDSQ, from the coding sequence ATGGTAGACAAACCTACAGCAGCAGAACTAGAAGTATTGGCCGTTTTATGGGATATAGAACAGGGTAGTGTTCGCCAGGTTCATGAGAAACTGTCCGAGACCAAGGAGACGGGGTATACAACAACGCTCAAAATCATGCAAAACATGCATGTCAAAGGCTTGGTCTCAAGGGATGAGGAGAAAAGAAGCCACATATATAAAGCAGCAATTTCTCAGGAGGATACGCAACAGTCATTGGTTAAAAGTTTTATAGGTAAGGCTTTTGGTGGATCGGCCAAAAAACTGGTCATGCAAGCCCTGGGACAAAGTGAGCCCTCAAGGGAGGAAATTAAAGAAATACGCGCTTTTTTGGACAAGATTGAAAATGATTCTCAATGA